Proteins found in one Chlamydia pneumoniae TW-183 genomic segment:
- the rpsU gene encoding 30S ribosomal protein S21: MPSVKVRVGEPVDRALRILKKKIDKEGILKAAKSHRFYDKPSVKKRAKSKAAAKYRSR; encoded by the coding sequence ATGCCCAGTGTTAAAGTTCGAGTTGGAGAGCCTGTAGATCGTGCTCTGCGCATCTTAAAAAAGAAAATAGATAAAGAAGGGATTTTAAAAGCTGCTAAATCCCATCGCTTTTATGACAAGCCTTCTGTCAAGAAACGAGCTAAATCTAAGGCTGCGGCTAAGTATCGTAGTCGTTAA
- the lon gene encoding endopeptidase La: protein MDSTTNSDSPILDPNPEDVEKLLDESEEESEDQSTERLLPSELFILPLNKRPFFPGMAAPILIESGPYYEVLKVLAKSSQKYIGLVLTKKENADILKVSFNQLHKTGVAARILRIMPIEGGSAQVLLSIEERIRIIEPIKDKYLKARVSYHADNKELTEELKAYSISIVSVIKDLLKLNPLFKEELQIFLGHSDFTEPGKLADFSVALTTATREELQEVLETTNMHDRIDKALILLKKELDLSRLQSSINQKIEATITKSQKEFFLKEQLKTIKKELGLEKEDRAIDIEKFSERLRKRHVPDYAMEVIQDEIEKLQTLETSSAEYTVCRNYLDWLTIIPWGIQSKEYHDLKKAEIVLNKDHYGLDEIKQRILELISVGKLSKGLKGSIICLVGPPGVGKTSIGRSIAKVLHRKFFRFSVGGMRDEAEIKGHRRTYIGAMPGKMVQALKQSQAMNPVIMIDEVDKIGASYHGDPASALLEVLDPEQNKDFLDHYLDVRVDLSNVLFILTANVLDTIPDPLLDRMEILRLSGYILEEKLQIAKKYLVPKARKEIGLTASEVNFQPEALKYMINNYAREAGVRTLNGNIKKVLRKVALKIVQNQEKPKSKKITFKISSKNLQTYLGKPIFSSDRFYESTPVGVATGLAWTSLGGATLYIESVQVSSLKTDMHLTGQAGEVMKESSQIAWTYLHSALHRYAPGYTFFPKSQVHIHIPEGATPKDGPSAGITMVTSLLSLLLETPVVNNLGMTGEITLTGRVLGVGGIREKLIAARRSRLNILIFPEDNRRDYEELPAYLKTGLKIHFVSHYDDVLKVAFPKLK, encoded by the coding sequence GTGGACTCTACAACCAATAGCGACTCCCCCATCTTAGATCCAAATCCAGAAGATGTTGAAAAGCTTTTAGATGAATCTGAAGAGGAATCCGAAGATCAGTCTACGGAGCGTTTGCTGCCTTCTGAGTTATTTATCCTGCCATTAAATAAACGACCTTTTTTCCCCGGAATGGCGGCTCCCATTCTTATTGAGTCAGGTCCTTATTATGAAGTATTAAAGGTTTTAGCGAAGTCGTCTCAAAAATATATTGGTCTTGTCTTAACCAAAAAAGAGAACGCCGATATTTTAAAAGTGAGCTTCAACCAGCTGCATAAAACTGGAGTTGCCGCAAGAATCCTCCGTATCATGCCAATCGAGGGTGGCAGTGCTCAAGTTCTTTTAAGCATTGAAGAGCGTATTCGGATTATAGAACCCATTAAAGACAAATATCTTAAAGCTCGAGTTTCCTATCATGCGGACAATAAAGAGCTTACAGAAGAGCTAAAAGCGTACTCTATTAGTATTGTCTCTGTCATCAAAGACCTTTTAAAACTAAATCCTCTCTTTAAAGAAGAACTACAAATTTTTCTTGGTCATTCGGATTTTACTGAACCAGGCAAGCTTGCGGATTTCTCTGTTGCTTTAACAACAGCAACTCGGGAAGAGCTCCAAGAGGTCTTAGAGACCACCAACATGCATGATCGCATTGATAAGGCACTGATCTTACTAAAAAAGGAATTAGACTTAAGCCGCCTCCAGAGCAGCATTAATCAAAAAATTGAAGCTACGATTACAAAAAGCCAAAAGGAATTCTTCTTAAAAGAGCAGTTAAAAACGATTAAAAAAGAACTGGGGTTAGAGAAAGAAGACCGCGCTATTGATATAGAGAAGTTTTCGGAAAGGCTAAGAAAACGCCATGTTCCTGATTATGCTATGGAAGTGATTCAAGATGAAATTGAAAAACTTCAGACTTTAGAAACTTCTTCGGCGGAATATACCGTATGCCGCAATTACCTGGATTGGCTGACAATCATTCCTTGGGGCATACAAAGTAAAGAATACCATGACTTAAAGAAAGCAGAAATCGTCCTGAACAAGGATCACTATGGCCTTGATGAGATTAAACAACGCATTCTCGAGTTAATCAGTGTAGGTAAGCTTTCCAAAGGATTAAAAGGAAGTATCATCTGTCTTGTAGGCCCTCCAGGAGTTGGGAAAACAAGCATAGGGCGCAGCATTGCTAAAGTCCTGCATAGAAAGTTCTTCCGTTTCTCAGTAGGAGGCATGCGTGATGAGGCCGAGATCAAGGGGCATCGCCGCACCTATATTGGGGCAATGCCAGGAAAAATGGTCCAGGCGCTCAAGCAAAGCCAAGCTATGAATCCTGTGATTATGATTGATGAGGTAGATAAAATTGGTGCGAGTTATCATGGAGATCCTGCCTCTGCCTTATTAGAGGTTTTAGATCCTGAGCAAAACAAAGATTTTCTTGATCATTATTTAGACGTACGTGTTGATCTATCCAATGTACTATTCATTTTAACTGCCAATGTTCTAGATACCATTCCGGATCCTCTTTTAGATCGCATGGAGATTCTCCGACTTTCTGGCTACATTTTAGAAGAGAAACTTCAAATTGCTAAAAAGTATCTAGTTCCCAAAGCTCGCAAAGAAATCGGTTTAACAGCAAGCGAAGTGAATTTCCAACCTGAAGCTTTAAAGTACATGATCAATAACTATGCACGAGAAGCTGGGGTACGTACTCTTAATGGGAATATCAAAAAAGTATTGAGGAAAGTTGCTTTAAAGATTGTTCAAAATCAAGAAAAACCCAAATCTAAGAAGATTACTTTTAAAATCTCTTCGAAAAATCTGCAGACCTACTTAGGGAAACCGATATTTTCTAGCGATCGCTTCTATGAATCCACTCCTGTAGGAGTGGCCACAGGACTTGCCTGGACCTCTTTAGGTGGAGCAACGTTATATATAGAAAGTGTACAGGTGTCCTCACTCAAAACAGACATGCACCTTACAGGTCAGGCTGGGGAAGTAATGAAGGAGTCTTCTCAGATTGCTTGGACCTACCTTCACAGTGCTCTCCATCGGTATGCCCCAGGCTATACGTTCTTTCCAAAGTCTCAAGTACATATCCACATTCCTGAGGGAGCCACCCCTAAAGACGGTCCTTCTGCAGGAATTACTATGGTGACCTCTCTCCTTTCGTTGCTGTTGGAAACTCCGGTAGTGAATAATTTGGGAATGACTGGAGAAATTACTCTTACAGGTCGTGTTTTAGGTGTAGGAGGCATTCGAGAGAAACTGATTGCAGCTCGAAGATCACGATTGAACATCTTGATTTTCCCTGAAGACAACCGTAGAGACTATGAAGAGCTTCCTGCATATCTGAAAACAGGGTTGAAAATACATTTTGTTTCACACTATGATGATGTTCTCAAAGTTGCTTTTCCCAAGCTAAAATAG
- a CDS encoding DUF648 domain-containing protein, with translation MFLQFFHPIVFSDQSLSFLPYLGKSSGIIEKCSNIVEHYLHLGGDTSVIITGVSGATFLSVDHALPISKSEKIIKILSYILILPLILALFIKIVLRIILFFKYRGLILDVKKEDLKKTLTPDQENLSLPLPSPTTLKKIHALHILVRSGKTYNELIQEGFSFTKITDLGQAPSPKQDIGFSYNSLLPNFYFHSLVSVPNISGEERALNYHKEQQEEMAVKLKTMQACSFVFRSLHLPSMQTKDKKAGFGLLTFFPWKIYPL, from the coding sequence ATGTTTCTTCAGTTTTTTCATCCTATAGTCTTCTCGGATCAGTCCTTATCTTTTCTTCCTTACTTAGGAAAAAGCTCTGGCATTATTGAAAAATGTTCCAATATCGTTGAACACTATTTACATTTGGGAGGAGACACTTCTGTTATCATCACAGGAGTTTCTGGAGCTACCTTTCTATCTGTTGATCATGCCCTCCCAATCTCGAAATCTGAAAAAATAATAAAAATTCTCTCCTATATTTTAATTCTTCCTCTGATTCTAGCTCTCTTTATTAAGATCGTTTTACGCATTATCTTATTCTTCAAGTATCGTGGTCTAATCCTAGATGTTAAGAAGGAGGATTTGAAAAAAACACTTACACCTGACCAAGAAAACCTCAGTCTTCCTTTACCATCTCCTACAACATTAAAGAAAATTCATGCGCTACACATTTTAGTGCGTTCTGGAAAAACCTATAACGAGCTTATACAAGAAGGGTTTTCTTTCACTAAAATCACAGATCTTGGTCAAGCTCCTTCACCAAAGCAAGATATTGGCTTCTCTTATAATTCCCTTCTCCCTAACTTCTATTTTCATTCCTTGGTATCTGTTCCAAATATTTCAGGCGAGGAACGGGCTCTTAATTATCATAAAGAACAACAAGAGGAAATGGCTGTTAAATTAAAAACAATGCAAGCGTGTTCTTTTGTCTTCCGATCCCTGCATTTACCTTCAATGCAAACGAAGGACAAAAAGGCTGGATTTGGACTACTGACGTTTTTCCCTTGGAAAATCTACCCCCTATAA
- a CDS encoding dehydrogenase E1 component subunit alpha/beta, producing the protein MGVVQNQVISSIRDVLKLVWELRFAEHKMLLLSRQSGSGGTFQLSCAGHELAGVLAGKSLIPGKDWSFPYYRDQGFPIGLGCDLSEIFASFLARTTPNHSSARMMPYHYSHKKLRICCQSSVVGTQFLQAAGRAWAVKHSSADEVVYVSGGDGATSQGEFHEMLNFVALHQLPLITVIQNNHWAISVPFEDQCGADLASLGRCHQGLAVYEVDGGNYTSLTETFSHAVDQARQHSVPALILIDVVRLSSHSNSDNQEKYRSALDLKLSMDKDPLILLEKEAINVFGLSPFEIEEIKAEAQEEVRKSCEIAEALPFPSKGSTSHEVFSPYTETLIDYENSESAQNLRNSEPKVMRDAISEALVEEMTRDSGVIVFGEDVAGDKGGVFGVTRNLTEKFGPQRCFNSPLAEATIIGTAIGMALDGIHKPVVEIQFADYIWPGINQLFSEASSIYYRSAGEWEVPLVIRAPSGGYIQGGPYHSQSIEGFLAHCPGIKVAYPSNAADAKALLKAAIRDPNPVVFLEHKALYQRRIFSACPVFSHDYVLPFGKAAIVHPGKDLTIVSWGMPLVLSLEVAQELASRGISIEVIDLRTMVPCDFATVLKSLEKTGRLLVIHEASEFCGFGSELVATMSEQGYAYLDAPIRRLGGLHAPVPYSKVLENEVLPHKESILQAAKSLAEF; encoded by the coding sequence ATGGGAGTAGTACAAAATCAAGTTATTTCTTCTATAAGAGATGTTTTAAAGCTAGTCTGGGAATTGCGGTTCGCAGAGCATAAGATGCTTCTCCTCTCTAGGCAGAGCGGCTCGGGCGGCACATTTCAGTTGTCTTGTGCAGGTCATGAGCTTGCCGGCGTTCTTGCTGGTAAAAGTCTCATTCCTGGTAAAGACTGGTCCTTCCCTTATTATAGAGATCAAGGGTTCCCTATAGGCTTGGGTTGTGATCTCTCTGAGATCTTTGCTTCGTTTCTAGCTCGTACAACTCCAAATCATTCCTCTGCGAGGATGATGCCTTATCACTATTCTCATAAAAAATTGCGTATTTGCTGTCAGTCCAGTGTTGTAGGAACACAGTTTTTACAAGCCGCAGGTCGTGCTTGGGCTGTCAAGCACTCGTCAGCTGATGAAGTTGTCTATGTTTCTGGAGGCGATGGAGCTACATCTCAGGGTGAATTCCATGAAATGTTGAACTTTGTAGCACTACACCAACTGCCTTTAATCACTGTAATCCAAAATAATCATTGGGCAATTTCTGTTCCTTTTGAAGACCAATGTGGAGCCGACCTTGCCAGCTTGGGTCGTTGCCATCAAGGATTAGCTGTCTATGAGGTAGATGGAGGCAACTATACTTCTCTTACAGAAACTTTTTCTCATGCCGTAGATCAAGCGCGTCAACATTCGGTGCCTGCATTGATTTTAATCGATGTGGTTCGCTTGAGCTCTCATAGCAATTCCGATAATCAGGAAAAATACCGCTCCGCTTTAGACCTGAAACTATCCATGGATAAGGATCCCTTAATCCTTCTAGAGAAAGAGGCTATCAATGTTTTTGGTCTGTCTCCCTTTGAAATCGAGGAGATCAAGGCTGAAGCTCAAGAAGAAGTTCGAAAATCTTGTGAGATTGCTGAAGCTCTTCCTTTTCCCTCTAAGGGATCTACAAGCCATGAAGTCTTCTCTCCTTATACCGAGACTCTCATTGATTATGAGAATTCTGAAAGCGCTCAGAATTTGCGTAACTCTGAACCTAAAGTGATGCGTGATGCTATCTCCGAAGCCCTTGTAGAAGAGATGACTCGAGATTCTGGAGTCATTGTCTTTGGTGAGGATGTCGCTGGAGATAAAGGAGGAGTCTTCGGTGTCACCAGGAATTTGACAGAAAAATTCGGACCACAACGGTGTTTCAATTCTCCCTTAGCTGAAGCAACCATTATAGGAACCGCCATAGGCATGGCCTTAGACGGGATTCATAAGCCTGTCGTTGAGATTCAGTTCGCAGATTATATTTGGCCGGGGATCAATCAGCTATTTTCTGAGGCCTCTAGCATCTACTATCGTTCAGCTGGCGAATGGGAAGTTCCTCTGGTAATACGAGCCCCTTCAGGAGGCTATATCCAGGGAGGACCGTACCATTCGCAAAGTATAGAAGGGTTCCTAGCACACTGTCCTGGAATTAAAGTTGCCTATCCTTCTAATGCTGCTGATGCTAAAGCTTTGCTAAAGGCAGCGATTCGAGACCCGAATCCAGTAGTGTTTTTGGAGCATAAGGCCCTCTATCAAAGGCGTATTTTTAGTGCCTGCCCAGTTTTTTCTCATGACTATGTTCTGCCTTTCGGCAAGGCCGCTATTGTTCATCCCGGGAAAGATCTCACGATAGTTTCTTGGGGAATGCCTCTGGTATTGAGTTTAGAGGTTGCTCAGGAATTAGCCTCTCGGGGGATTTCCATAGAAGTTATAGATTTGCGTACTATGGTGCCTTGTGACTTCGCTACGGTTCTAAAATCCTTAGAGAAAACCGGAAGGTTGTTGGTGATTCACGAGGCTTCAGAGTTTTGTGGCTTTGGCAGTGAGCTTGTCGCTACTATGTCGGAACAAGGATACGCTTATTTAGATGCTCCTATCCGTCGTCTTGGTGGGCTTCATGCTCCCGTTCCCTACTCTAAGGTTCTTGAAAACGAAGTGCTTCCTCATAAGGAGTCTATTTTACAAGCCGCGAAAAGTCTCGCAGAATTCTAG
- a CDS encoding tRNA threonylcarbamoyladenosine biosynthesis protein TsaB — translation MYFYKYVIIDTSGYYPFLACVDNQQVLEHWSLPVGPDLGIVLEFLFKSKNLSFQGVAVALGPGNFSATRIGISFAQGLAMAKNVPLLGYSSLEGYLLSKDEKKALMLPLGKRGGVLTLSSEIPEEGLNEKRRGVGPGALLSYEEASDYCVAHGYYHVISPNPQLFASSFSDKITVEEVAPSVEQIRRHVISQFMFVEYDKQLSPDYRSYSCIF, via the coding sequence ATGTACTTCTATAAGTATGTTATCATAGATACTTCTGGATACTATCCATTCTTAGCTTGTGTGGATAATCAACAAGTGCTGGAGCATTGGTCTTTGCCAGTCGGTCCAGATCTTGGAATTGTTTTAGAGTTTCTTTTTAAAAGTAAAAATCTCTCTTTTCAGGGAGTTGCTGTGGCTCTAGGTCCAGGAAACTTTTCTGCAACACGGATAGGGATTTCTTTCGCTCAAGGATTGGCAATGGCAAAGAATGTGCCTTTGCTAGGATATAGCTCTTTGGAAGGATACTTATTATCTAAAGATGAAAAAAAGGCTTTAATGCTTCCTTTGGGGAAACGTGGAGGCGTCCTGACTTTAAGCTCTGAGATTCCTGAAGAGGGCTTGAATGAAAAAAGGAGAGGGGTGGGGCCGGGAGCTTTGCTCTCTTATGAAGAGGCCTCTGATTACTGCGTTGCTCATGGATATTATCATGTGATTTCTCCTAATCCGCAGCTCTTTGCGAGCAGTTTTTCTGATAAGATCACCGTAGAAGAAGTTGCTCCTTCGGTAGAACAGATCCGCAGGCACGTGATTTCTCAATTCATGTTTGTAGAATATGACAAGCAGCTCTCTCCTGATTACCGTAGCTATTCATGTATTTTTTGA
- the dnaJ gene encoding molecular chaperone DnaJ, which translates to MDYYSILGISKTASAEEIKKAYRKLAVKYHPDKNPGDAAAEKRFKEVSEAYEVLSDPQKRDSYDRFGKDGPFAGAGGFGGAGGMGNMEDALRTFMGAFGGEFGGGSFFDGLFGGLGEAFGMRSDPAGARQGASKKVHINLTFEEAAHGVEKELVVSGYKSCETCSGQGAVNPQGIKSCERCKGSGQVVQSRGFFSMASTCPECGGEGRIITDPCSSCRGQGRVKDKRSVHVHIPAGVDSGMRLKMEGYGDAGQNGAPSGDLYVFIDVESHPVFERRGDDLILELPIGFVDAALGMKKEIPTLLKTEGSCRLTVPEGIQSGTILKVRNQGFPNVHGKGRGDLLVRISVETPQNLSEEQKELLRTFASTEKAENFPKKRSFLDKIKGFFSDFTV; encoded by the coding sequence ATGGATTATTATTCAATTTTAGGCATTTCTAAAACTGCTTCCGCAGAAGAAATTAAAAAAGCCTATCGCAAATTAGCTGTTAAATATCATCCGGATAAAAATCCTGGGGATGCTGCAGCGGAAAAACGCTTCAAAGAAGTTTCCGAAGCTTATGAAGTTCTCAGTGATCCTCAGAAGCGCGACTCTTACGATCGTTTCGGTAAGGACGGTCCTTTTGCTGGAGCCGGTGGCTTTGGTGGCGCTGGAGGCATGGGGAACATGGAAGATGCCTTGCGCACTTTCATGGGAGCCTTTGGCGGAGAGTTCGGAGGTGGAAGCTTCTTTGATGGTCTTTTTGGTGGGCTTGGTGAAGCTTTTGGAATGCGCTCAGATCCTGCAGGCGCTCGTCAAGGAGCCAGTAAGAAAGTTCATATTAATTTGACTTTTGAAGAAGCAGCTCATGGTGTTGAGAAGGAACTTGTAGTTTCTGGATATAAATCTTGTGAAACCTGTTCTGGTCAAGGAGCTGTAAACCCTCAAGGGATTAAATCCTGCGAACGTTGCAAAGGTTCGGGACAAGTGGTACAGAGTCGTGGATTTTTCTCCATGGCCTCTACATGTCCAGAATGCGGTGGCGAAGGCCGTATTATCACAGACCCTTGTTCTTCATGTCGCGGCCAAGGAAGAGTTAAAGATAAACGTAGTGTCCATGTGCATATCCCCGCAGGTGTGGATTCTGGAATGCGCTTGAAGATGGAAGGCTATGGAGATGCAGGCCAAAATGGAGCTCCCTCCGGAGATCTCTATGTCTTTATTGATGTAGAGTCTCATCCCGTATTTGAGCGTCGTGGAGATGACTTGATCCTAGAGCTTCCCATTGGTTTTGTAGATGCTGCTCTCGGTATGAAGAAAGAAATTCCTACGTTATTGAAGACAGAAGGATCGTGTCGTCTTACGGTTCCTGAAGGAATTCAAAGTGGAACCATTTTAAAAGTAAGAAATCAGGGCTTTCCTAATGTTCATGGGAAAGGTCGTGGAGATCTTTTAGTTCGCATTTCTGTAGAAACTCCTCAAAATTTATCAGAAGAGCAAAAAGAACTTTTACGTACTTTTGCTTCTACAGAAAAAGCAGAGAACTTTCCTAAGAAGCGTAGCTTTTTAGATAAAATCAAAGGTTTTTTTTCTGACTTCACAGTATAA